One part of the Rutidosis leptorrhynchoides isolate AG116_Rl617_1_P2 chromosome 1, CSIRO_AGI_Rlap_v1, whole genome shotgun sequence genome encodes these proteins:
- the LOC139888572 gene encoding probable amino acid permease 7, whose translation MVNSYVLIQFMLVDELGNNEWTAFAHIITAVIGSGVLSLSWSVAQLGWIAGPFTLILFALVTLFNASLLSNCHHYLNPRNGDTIINRSYLQAVQNILGHISGVVCAFFIYLNIFKLGVVYTITSASSIRAIKQSNCYHEQGREAACEYRVESYMLLFGIINIIASQIPNFYSTQWLSIMATVMSFAYSLIGSGLGLVQTIGNGKIKGSIGGVATDKPIQKVWLVAQAIGDIAFAYPFPLIFLEVQNTLKSPPTTKVTMLKASRISVFTTTVFYLLCGGFGYAAFGNSTPGNILTGFGFYDPYWLIDLANACVFLHLVGGYQIFSQTLYGIVERWYAEKYPESELLKEFRILEIRMNPLRLCFRTSYVILTTALAIIFPYFNEAVAFAGSVTFWPLVIYFPVELYFVQKKIVPWSGKWVLLRIFTILCFFITLFAFVGSIQGIIAKRFG comes from the exons ATGGTTAATTCTTATGTGTTGATTCAGTTTATGTTGGTTGATGAATTAGGGAATAATGAATGGACAGCTTTTGCACATATAATAACTGCAGTTATAGGATCAGGTGTATTATCATTGTCTTGGAGTGTGGCTCAACTTGGATGGATTGCTGGACCATTTACTCTTATTTTATTTGCACTTGTGACACTCTTTAATGCGTCCCTCCTCTCTAATTGTCATCACTATTTGAACCCTCGCAATGGTGACACCATTATCAATCGTTCATACTTGCAGGCTGTACAGAACATTCTAG GACACATAAGCGGAGTAGTATGTGCATTTTTCATATATCTTAATATATTCAAGTTGGGAGTTGTTTATACAATTACTTCTGCAAGTAGCATTAG AGCAATCAAGCAGTCAAATTGTTACCACGAGCAAGGCCGTGAAGCTGCTTGTGAATATAGGGTGGAATCTTATATGCTTCTCTttggaattattaatattatagctTCTCAAATACCCAATTTTTATAGTACACAATGGCTTTCGATTATGGCTACAGTTATGTCCTTTGCGTACTCTCTCATTGGATCTGGACTAGGGCTAGTCCAAACAATAG GAAATGGAAAGATCAAAGGTAGCATTGGAGGAGTTGCAACCGATAAACCGATTCAGAAAGTGTGGTTGGTTGCTCAAGCTATTGGAGACATTGCATTTGCGTACCCTTTTCCCTTAATTTTTCTTGAAGTACAG AATACTTTGAAATCACCTCCAACTACAAAAGTTACCATGCTGAAAGCCTCGAGAATTTCAGTTTTTACTACCACCGTCTTTTACCTCTTATGTGGTGGATTTGGCTATGCTGCCTTTGGGAACTCGACACCTGGGAATATCTTGACTGGATTCGGTTTTTACGATCCGTATTGGCTCATCGACTTGGCTAATGCATGTGTTTTTCTTCATTTAGTTGGAGGATATCAG ATATTTAGTCAGACGTTGTATGGTATTGTGGAAAGATGGTATGCTGAAAAGTACCCTGAAAgtgaattgttaaaagaatttcgaATTTTGGAGATTAGGATGAATCCTCTGCGGTTATGTTTTCGAACATCATATGTAATCTTGACAACAGCCTTAGCGATTATATTTCCTTACTTCAATGAAGCAGTGGCGTTTGCAGGATCAGTGACCTTTTGGCCTTTGGTTATTTACTTCCCAGTTGAGTTGTACTTTGTGCAGAAAAAGATTGTACCTTGGTCGGGTAAGTGGGTTCTTCTTCGTATATTCACCATTCTGTGCTTCTTCATAACATTATTTGCTTTCGTTGGTTCTATTCAAGGTATAATTGCCAAAAGATTCGGCTAG
- the LOC139850479 gene encoding uncharacterized protein, whose amino-acid sequence MEDTKPLNHHLDHIVEIPVDGEHHKHIISAINAISAIQDHPLMKISESPGHLLLLKLLQREEHLSGRRIARKETRLDALRREVFQLCLFFFTFHGLFLTILFTSYINKSNANVKNDEMGFGVCEKWWIPMITSLSFCIVMVCLVQLKLFSYWKVFGQIQREKIDNRRLTRCIQELRMKGVSFDLSKEPGNNGNRMKCSSVVITWKPVTWCSKYFVTICLVFASGLVVPICKFMICA is encoded by the coding sequence ATGGAAGATACAAAACCCCTGAACCACCATCTCGATCACATTGTCGAAATTCCGGTTGACGGAGAACACCATAAGCATATAATCTCTGCAATTAACGCAATATCCGCCATACAAGACCACCCATTAATGAAAATATCCGAATCTCCGGGTCATCTTTTGCTTCTGAAGTTATTGCAAAGAGAAGAACATCTTTCGGGCCGAAGAATCGCACGAAAAGAAACAAGATTAGATGCTTTGAGAAGAGAAGTATTCCAACTCTGTTTATTTTTCTTCACATTTCATGGTCTTTTTTTAACCATTCTATTCACATcatatattaataaaagtaatgctAACGTTAAAAACgatgaaatgggttttggtgtatgTGAAAAATGGTGGATACCCATGATAACAAGTTTGTCTTTTTGCATTGTGATGGTGTGTTTGGTTCAACTGAAGCTTTTTAGTTATTGGAAAGTTTTTGGGCAAATTCAAAGAGAGAAAATCGATAATCGGAGATTAACGAGATGTATTCAAGAGTTGCGAATGAAAGGGGTTAGTTTTGATTTATCGAAAGAGCCCGGGAATAATGGAAATAGGATGAAGTGTTCGAGTGTTGTGATCACATGGAAACCGGTTACTTGGTGTTCTAAGTATTTTGTTACTATTTGTCTTGTTTTTGCTTCGGGTTTAGTTGTTCCTATTTGCAAATTCATGATTTGTGCATAA